Proteins encoded together in one Lysinibacillus sp. FSL K6-0232 window:
- a CDS encoding peptidoglycan recognition protein family protein, with protein MVVWRQYLVPEAQAAKVTYGKQNTKKYIIIHETDNEKLGADADAYARLQFNGINREASWHLTVDDKEAVQSFEFDHACGGAGSAKGNLQGIQITICVNSDGNYLQALHNTAEVVARIMKEENIPIENVVQHHYFNGKNCPRKMREGQVNWLQFISWVKNAPVGTVRKRKVLEDIKPYYVVTGTYETRQAAENAHDVLTYRFGWGVYIEQISGKWRLKTEAFQSKAEAKIAEKKIKAAQLSKITNVIAE; from the coding sequence ATGGTGGTATGGCGTCAATATTTAGTTCCCGAAGCACAGGCAGCTAAAGTAACTTATGGTAAACAAAATACAAAGAAATATATTATTATTCATGAAACAGATAATGAAAAATTAGGAGCCGATGCAGACGCCTATGCTCGCTTACAGTTTAATGGTATCAATCGAGAGGCTAGTTGGCATTTAACGGTGGACGATAAAGAGGCTGTTCAGTCATTCGAATTTGACCATGCCTGTGGAGGGGCAGGATCGGCTAAAGGAAATTTACAAGGCATTCAAATTACAATATGCGTAAATTCGGATGGCAACTATTTGCAAGCTCTTCATAATACAGCTGAGGTTGTTGCTAGAATTATGAAGGAAGAAAATATTCCGATTGAGAATGTAGTTCAGCATCATTACTTTAACGGAAAAAATTGTCCCAGAAAAATGCGAGAAGGGCAAGTTAATTGGTTGCAATTTATTTCATGGGTCAAAAATGCACCGGTAGGAACTGTGCGAAAAAGAAAAGTATTAGAAGATATAAAGCCATATTATGTTGTAACAGGTACATATGAAACGCGACAGGCTGCTGAAAATGCACATGATGTATTGACATATCGCTTTGGCTGGGGTGTATATATTGAGCAGATTAGCGGTAAGTGGAGGTTGAAAACAGAGGCGTTTCAAAGTAAGGCTGAAGCGAAGATAGCTGAGAAAAAAATAAAGGCTGCCCAGCTTTCAAAAATAACAAATGTCATTGCTGAATAG
- a CDS encoding ATP-binding protein, whose translation MMKNKKLKILIISGLFFCFLTTLRFTWMDFTNISEGVDAQQGVVDLTGIDTSHNFKVRLQKEWELYPNTLLFSESTKPLGQQKVYTNQPEAWDAYFQHNDEVRYGSYRLKILKEHASPQMYGITVPEGLAPYELYVNGQLIGGLGSLTLDNRSTSPIGRPITHYFTLNTNESEIIIQGVQVNHYVQGGFSREIIFGDLHSMKQAAYFSITTQLAVCLIFAFYLLFTILIWAIGIRDKSLLYFAMILISTCVTVLVSSNKVLYNYIPINWIWANRLFYFSYINNMLFFVLFLRELMKKYAKPKILTIVPLICAAYLLFILTAPIEIILKTKIIFIILFIISPIIITIFMLNIAIKGQKGVIFLLLTGTAVATNSLFFSLKQNKILPYSHYPFDLLIGITALSAFWFTRYFQTTIQTEELSVKLQKEIHTKDDFLANTSHELRNPLHGMMSIAQTLLAKQNQSSAQQDQEDLRLLVRIGNHMTSMLDDLLDLVKLKEKTLRLQPKPLNTYTIASGVCNMFRFMLKGKPIELIVRIPKDSPLVLADETRIIQIFSNLIHNAIKFTEQGSISIEAEVKGKKLYISVIDTGAGIDEDMQKRIYEPYEQADSTMAAISGGLGLGLSICQELISLHGGTMSVQSTIGKGSTFTFSLPIAKTHNITGDTSNTMQDTALFKYAPLVDDFSVEPGIAASTDDKNSLVTSRSRVLIVDDDAVNLQILVNAFSTEPFEIETALSGAEALEKLQENSFDLVISDIMMPHMSGYELAEHIRGKFSIAELPILFLTARQQSEDIRTAFSSGANDYVKKPMEYMELKSRVQALIQMKQSSEERLRIEAAWLQAQIQPHFFFNTLNSIISLHGIDDEKMEELLLAFSDYLQMSFDFKNADLIVPIDYELKLVRAYLAIEQIRFVDKIQVIWDIPQHIKLFVPPLTIQTLVENAIQHGILQQREGGTITISIKEGEKYFTIAISDNGVGFEHNGSKKKSSVGLVNTEQRLKQLFGVTLTINSVIGQGTIISFSIPKN comes from the coding sequence ATGATGAAAAACAAAAAACTAAAAATATTAATAATTTCTGGATTATTTTTTTGCTTCCTTACCACGCTTCGATTTACTTGGATGGATTTCACCAATATTTCAGAAGGAGTCGATGCTCAACAAGGGGTGGTCGATTTAACAGGCATAGATACCAGCCATAATTTTAAAGTTAGGTTACAAAAAGAGTGGGAGCTCTATCCCAACACCCTGCTTTTTTCAGAAAGCACCAAACCTTTAGGGCAACAAAAAGTTTATACAAATCAGCCTGAAGCTTGGGATGCATATTTTCAGCATAACGATGAAGTTCGTTATGGCTCTTATCGTTTAAAAATTTTAAAGGAACATGCTTCTCCTCAGATGTATGGTATCACAGTACCTGAAGGCTTAGCTCCTTATGAACTTTATGTAAATGGTCAATTAATTGGAGGACTTGGAAGCCTGACCCTAGATAATAGGTCCACCTCTCCCATAGGTAGACCTATTACGCATTATTTTACGCTAAATACAAATGAAAGCGAAATCATTATTCAGGGTGTTCAAGTAAATCATTATGTACAAGGTGGTTTTAGCCGTGAAATAATTTTTGGTGACTTGCACTCAATGAAACAGGCTGCCTACTTTTCTATCACAACTCAATTGGCTGTTTGCTTAATTTTCGCCTTTTATTTACTCTTTACAATTTTAATATGGGCTATAGGTATTCGAGATAAATCACTTCTTTACTTTGCAATGATTCTTATTTCTACATGTGTTACAGTACTCGTTTCCAGCAATAAAGTTTTATATAACTATATACCGATTAATTGGATTTGGGCAAATAGGCTGTTTTATTTTTCATACATCAACAATATGTTGTTCTTTGTACTATTTCTACGTGAATTGATGAAGAAATATGCTAAGCCCAAAATATTGACAATTGTCCCATTGATCTGTGCTGCCTATCTATTATTTATTTTAACAGCGCCCATTGAAATTATTCTTAAAACAAAAATTATATTTATCATACTTTTTATTATCTCCCCTATTATTATAACTATTTTCATGTTGAATATAGCTATTAAAGGGCAAAAAGGTGTAATCTTTTTATTATTAACTGGAACAGCTGTAGCAACAAATTCATTATTTTTCTCTTTAAAACAAAATAAAATATTACCTTATAGTCATTATCCCTTTGATTTGCTAATCGGCATTACTGCTTTATCAGCATTTTGGTTTACACGTTATTTCCAAACAACCATCCAAACGGAAGAGCTTTCTGTAAAATTACAAAAAGAAATTCATACAAAGGATGATTTTTTAGCAAATACCTCTCATGAACTACGCAACCCACTGCATGGCATGATGAGTATTGCTCAAACACTGTTAGCCAAGCAAAATCAATCCTCCGCTCAGCAAGACCAAGAGGATTTACGCCTACTCGTAAGAATTGGTAACCATATGACCTCTATGCTGGATGATTTATTAGATTTAGTGAAATTAAAAGAAAAAACACTACGATTACAGCCTAAGCCATTAAATACGTATACAATCGCCAGTGGTGTCTGCAATATGTTTCGTTTTATGCTAAAGGGCAAGCCTATTGAGCTTATTGTGCGTATACCAAAAGATTCTCCCCTTGTCTTAGCAGATGAAACACGAATTATTCAAATTTTTTCTAACCTAATTCATAACGCGATTAAATTTACTGAACAGGGCTCCATTAGTATTGAGGCTGAAGTAAAAGGTAAGAAATTGTATATATCAGTAATAGATACTGGAGCTGGCATTGACGAAGATATGCAAAAAAGAATTTATGAGCCTTATGAGCAGGCTGATTCCACAATGGCAGCTATTAGTGGTGGGCTTGGACTAGGCTTAAGTATTTGTCAGGAGCTTATATCCTTACATGGCGGTACAATGTCAGTGCAGTCTACTATTGGCAAAGGGTCAACTTTTACTTTTTCATTACCAATTGCTAAAACGCACAACATAACAGGTGACACATCTAATACAATGCAGGATACAGCATTATTCAAGTATGCTCCATTAGTAGATGATTTCTCGGTGGAACCCGGCATTGCAGCTTCTACTGATGATAAAAATTCATTAGTAACAAGCCGTTCACGAGTTCTTATCGTTGATGATGATGCTGTCAATCTGCAAATACTTGTAAATGCATTTTCGACAGAGCCGTTTGAAATCGAAACAGCGTTAAGTGGAGCTGAGGCACTTGAAAAACTTCAAGAAAATAGTTTTGACTTAGTCATTTCGGATATTATGATGCCGCATATGTCTGGCTATGAGCTGGCTGAGCATATTCGTGGAAAATTCTCTATTGCAGAGCTACCAATACTATTCTTAACAGCTCGACAGCAAAGCGAGGATATCCGAACTGCCTTCTCAAGTGGAGCAAATGACTATGTTAAGAAGCCAATGGAATATATGGAGTTAAAATCACGCGTGCAGGCACTTATTCAAATGAAACAGTCTAGCGAGGAACGGCTTCGTATTGAGGCTGCGTGGCTTCAAGCACAAATACAGCCTCATTTTTTCTTCAATACTCTAAACTCTATTATTTCGTTACATGGTATAGATGATGAAAAAATGGAGGAATTATTGCTTGCCTTTAGTGATTATTTACAAATGAGCTTCGATTTTAAAAATGCTGATTTAATCGTGCCAATTGACTATGAATTAAAGCTTGTTCGTGCCTATCTTGCTATCGAGCAAATTCGCTTTGTTGATAAAATACAAGTAATATGGGATATTCCTCAGCATATCAAGTTATTTGTTCCTCCTCTAACTATACAAACGCTTGTTGAAAATGCTATCCAACACGGTATTTTACAACAGCGAGAAGGCGGCACTATCACGATTTCTATTAAAGAGGGGGAGAAGTATTTTACAATAGCTATATCGGATAATGGCGTTGGCTTTGAGCATAACGGCTCTAAAAAGAAATCAAGTGTTGGTCTTGTCAATACGGAGCAGCGTCTAAAGCAGTTATTTGGGGTCACACTAACAATAAATAGTGTGATTGGTCAAGGCACAATAATTTCCTTTTCCATTCCTAAAAATTAA
- a CDS encoding response regulator, producing the protein MRIVLVDDEHLPLARLRALLEKSNVPGIEIVGEYTDSLKVLNDIETLQPNVVFLDIVMPGMDGLALGEKIQELLPHVEIVFTTGFDQYAIDAFNLHAIDYLLKPIQNSRLEKTLERLDKVTSKSDKTITKHTMLKLFGGLYVVSPDGQTQLMKWRTSKAKELFSYMLNHRDEVIYRDTILELFWPEYDIDKASKQLYTAIYTIRKTLKNYGLGGIQISSPLLHSGYRLLVENTVIDVEQWLLRLKALPPLQRTTVEEHEQVFQMYTGDYLGDCDYLWAESERERLRRLLLHHTSQLTEFYIKNENYIAAVKVQEKVKALCPDEEETYLTLMKLYELLDNVAAVEEQYLLLKRMLQEHLAVEPNEEIESWYQSWKQINNLSRIDAFS; encoded by the coding sequence ATGAGAATCGTGCTAGTAGATGATGAACATTTGCCATTAGCGAGATTAAGAGCCTTACTTGAGAAAAGTAATGTTCCTGGAATTGAGATCGTTGGCGAGTATACTGATTCTCTGAAGGTATTGAATGATATTGAAACGCTACAACCGAATGTTGTATTTTTGGATATAGTAATGCCTGGTATGGACGGTTTAGCATTAGGCGAAAAAATTCAAGAATTATTACCCCATGTGGAAATTGTTTTTACTACTGGGTTTGATCAGTATGCGATTGATGCATTTAATTTGCATGCGATTGATTATTTATTAAAGCCTATACAAAATTCACGTTTAGAAAAAACGTTGGAACGACTTGATAAAGTTACAAGTAAAAGCGACAAGACTATCACAAAGCATACAATGCTTAAGCTTTTTGGAGGACTTTATGTTGTGTCACCAGACGGTCAGACACAGCTTATGAAATGGCGAACATCCAAGGCGAAGGAATTATTTTCTTATATGCTTAATCATCGTGATGAGGTGATTTATCGTGATACTATTTTAGAGCTATTTTGGCCAGAATATGATATCGATAAAGCATCGAAACAGCTCTATACAGCGATTTATACAATACGTAAAACATTAAAAAACTATGGGCTAGGTGGTATACAAATTTCAAGTCCTTTGCTACATTCTGGTTATAGATTACTAGTTGAAAATACGGTGATTGATGTTGAACAATGGCTACTTCGTCTAAAAGCATTGCCTCCTTTACAGCGAACAACAGTAGAGGAACACGAGCAAGTTTTCCAAATGTATACGGGTGATTATTTAGGAGATTGTGATTATCTATGGGCTGAGAGTGAAAGGGAGCGTCTAAGACGACTGCTGCTACATCATACTTCCCAATTAACTGAATTTTATATTAAAAATGAAAATTATATTGCTGCTGTGAAAGTGCAGGAAAAAGTGAAAGCACTCTGTCCAGATGAAGAGGAAACGTATCTTACTTTAATGAAGCTATACGAATTACTGGATAATGTAGCTGCTGTAGAGGAGCAATATTTACTATTAAAGAGAATGCTTCAAGAGCATTTGGCGGTAGAGCCAAATGAGGAAATTGAAAGCTGGTATCAAAGCTGGAAGCAAATTAATAATCTATCACGTATAGATGCCTTTAGTTAG
- a CDS encoding methyl-accepting chemotaxis protein produces the protein MIKNQSMKDSEHGALETAESSVAIMSERFKKVNTTLLTTKRMVESMGKNGALSAKAILDIMEGNLTNNDDLVGVGAIFEQGSITFEPSEAATLVDSKQRFSPYLSKNNSDITAALIEGADDKSVADWYWIPKEEKRAVLTEPYNYNVNGQTVLMTTISVPLVNASGTFFGVLTADMSIDFLNGLTESIAPEGGYAAIITNQGVLTANSFGEELGGHNMQEDAAWASISETMENGEITTLYLDSEQLKENAFNVFAPMILEDIDETWTVQIVLPESKILETYHYVSMFAVIASIIMVTLMAVASVLFIYRQLKPLKFLRASIERAAEGDLTQKVDEKYIKADEIGMVASAYNNMLDKNTHAMQTVLNSTTLLSQSSNQVFEAFNEVVASSQEVSVAINEIAQGASKQSEDTEETNYRMMDLAEQIDALTMLSNEMEELAHRTNATTEKGMQEVTSLRERNIATNEMNGRVQQQIESLGSSINNINQIIASIQSITEQTNLLALNASIEAARAGEYGKGFAVVADEVKKLAEQSKSETEIIKDTVESILNNSHQAVAVIASNADLMQAQNESVQSTQLAFKDNSELSQSIATSINELMNKLAHMLEHKNQAIMAIQSISAISEETAASAEQVSASAMDQQAELQKVAESIDNMNHISKELQEVVNRFKLA, from the coding sequence ATGATAAAAAATCAAAGTATGAAAGATTCAGAGCATGGAGCGTTGGAAACGGCTGAATCTTCAGTAGCTATTATGAGCGAGCGTTTTAAAAAAGTGAATACGACATTGCTAACAACAAAACGCATGGTCGAAAGTATGGGAAAAAATGGTGCGTTATCTGCAAAAGCTATTCTAGATATAATGGAAGGTAATTTAACTAATAACGATGATTTAGTAGGTGTAGGTGCTATTTTTGAGCAGGGTTCTATTACGTTTGAGCCGTCTGAAGCCGCTACATTAGTAGATTCAAAACAGCGTTTCAGCCCTTATTTAAGTAAAAATAATAGTGATATTACGGCTGCTTTAATTGAAGGAGCTGATGATAAAAGTGTTGCCGATTGGTATTGGATTCCAAAAGAGGAGAAGCGAGCGGTTTTAACGGAGCCCTATAACTATAATGTAAACGGACAAACTGTATTAATGACAACTATTTCAGTGCCATTAGTCAATGCTTCAGGGACGTTTTTTGGCGTATTGACAGCTGATATGTCCATTGACTTCTTAAATGGGTTAACAGAATCCATTGCACCAGAGGGTGGCTATGCTGCTATTATTACAAATCAAGGTGTGCTGACAGCCAATAGCTTTGGTGAAGAGCTAGGTGGGCATAATATGCAGGAGGATGCTGCTTGGGCAAGTATTAGCGAAACAATGGAAAATGGCGAAATCACAACGCTATACTTGGATTCTGAGCAGTTAAAGGAAAATGCATTTAATGTGTTTGCACCAATGATTTTAGAGGACATCGATGAAACATGGACTGTTCAAATTGTGCTGCCCGAATCAAAAATTTTAGAAACGTATCATTATGTATCAATGTTTGCAGTGATAGCATCCATTATTATGGTTACGCTTATGGCTGTTGCAAGTGTGCTCTTTATTTATCGACAGTTAAAGCCATTAAAATTTTTACGTGCATCGATTGAACGAGCGGCAGAGGGAGATTTGACGCAAAAAGTAGATGAGAAATATATTAAGGCCGATGAAATTGGCATGGTAGCATCTGCTTATAATAATATGCTTGATAAAAATACCCATGCGATGCAAACAGTATTAAATTCTACGACATTATTGAGTCAATCCTCCAACCAAGTTTTTGAGGCTTTTAATGAAGTTGTTGCTTCGAGTCAAGAGGTTTCAGTAGCTATCAATGAAATTGCGCAGGGAGCGTCTAAGCAATCCGAGGATACAGAAGAAACGAATTATCGAATGATGGATTTAGCCGAGCAAATTGATGCTCTTACGATGCTTTCCAATGAAATGGAGGAGCTAGCACATCGAACAAATGCAACAACAGAAAAGGGCATGCAAGAGGTTACAAGCTTGCGTGAACGTAATATAGCAACAAATGAGATGAATGGGCGGGTTCAACAGCAAATTGAGTCTTTAGGGTCCAGTATTAATAATATTAATCAAATTATTGCCTCTATCCAAAGCATTACAGAGCAAACAAATCTATTAGCTTTAAATGCAAGCATTGAGGCTGCACGTGCAGGTGAATATGGCAAAGGATTTGCAGTTGTAGCAGATGAAGTAAAAAAACTAGCTGAGCAATCGAAAAGTGAAACAGAAATTATTAAGGACACTGTAGAAAGTATACTGAATAATTCCCATCAGGCTGTTGCTGTAATTGCTTCGAATGCAGATTTAATGCAAGCCCAAAACGAATCCGTACAAAGCACACAGCTAGCCTTTAAAGATAATAGCGAGCTATCACAATCCATCGCTACTTCCATCAATGAACTAATGAATAAGCTTGCACATATGCTGGAACATAAAAACCAGGCAATTATGGCAATCCAAAGCATTTCAGCTATTTCGGAGGAAACTGCTGCCTCTGCTGAACAAGTAAGTGCTTCTGCAATGGATCAACAAGCAGAGCTACAAAAGGTAGCAGAGTCTATTGACAATATGAATCATATTTCTAAGGAGTTGCAAGAAGTCGTGAATCGATTTAAGCTTGCATAA
- a CDS encoding AEC family transporter, with protein MTYLGMIFFQIVAPILVLLVVGAILQKKFRFNLKALSQLITYCFMPAAVFINLYETSVELSVLGEVALFIVLFIGSQMLLSHFLAKGLGLAKTETAVFKNSVVLINSGNYGIPVAQMIFATQPIGVAIQVILVIFQNMTTYTYGLYNLISSTKSGLTIIKDFFKMPIIHALIIGVAMNYWNIGIPQFIRIPIDHVADGFIAVALITLGAQLSQLEMKSMFNKTVFISCFTRLIIGPAIALTVIFLLGLDGVVAQSLLIASAFPTSRNSSSLALEYDVESETAAQTVLFSTIVSCITVTVVIYLAEILFA; from the coding sequence ATGACTTATCTTGGTATGATTTTTTTCCAAATTGTTGCACCTATTTTAGTGCTACTTGTAGTAGGTGCTATACTACAAAAGAAATTTCGCTTTAATTTAAAAGCATTATCACAACTTATTACATATTGCTTTATGCCTGCAGCTGTTTTTATTAATTTATATGAAACAAGTGTAGAGCTATCTGTGCTTGGAGAGGTTGCCCTATTTATTGTACTCTTTATAGGTAGTCAAATGCTGCTTAGTCACTTTTTAGCAAAGGGATTAGGCTTAGCCAAAACAGAAACAGCTGTTTTTAAAAATAGTGTTGTACTCATTAACTCTGGTAATTATGGTATTCCTGTTGCCCAGATGATTTTTGCAACACAGCCAATTGGTGTAGCGATTCAGGTGATTCTTGTTATTTTTCAAAATATGACAACTTATACATACGGGTTATATAATTTAATTTCCTCCACTAAATCAGGTCTTACAATTATTAAAGACTTTTTTAAAATGCCGATTATTCACGCACTTATTATTGGTGTCGCAATGAATTATTGGAATATTGGTATTCCACAGTTTATTAGAATTCCTATAGACCATGTAGCGGATGGCTTTATTGCGGTGGCGTTAATTACTTTAGGCGCACAGCTATCACAGCTTGAAATGAAATCAATGTTTAATAAAACGGTTTTTATTAGTTGCTTTACACGCTTAATTATTGGGCCAGCTATAGCATTAACAGTTATTTTTCTATTGGGCTTGGACGGAGTTGTTGCACAATCTTTACTAATTGCTAGTGCTTTTCCAACATCCCGTAACAGCTCTAGTTTAGCATTAGAATATGATGTGGAATCAGAAACCGCTGCACAAACCGTATTATTTTCAACGATTGTTAGCTGTATAACGGTAACAGTTGTTATTTATCTGGCAGAAATATTGTTTGCATAG